The following proteins come from a genomic window of Montipora foliosa isolate CH-2021 chromosome 2, ASM3666993v2, whole genome shotgun sequence:
- the LOC137991405 gene encoding melanocortin receptor 4-like, producing MSFLVNSTIHERRTFNDSETREDHLSFDPGALVIFTILCTLISLFGCAGNSLVMLAVLKSESLRSVPDFFISSLAFSDFTVCVVYLPFTIFYYNNLASPATDRDSPLAIVWNFLGFCSVVASVNNMFAVTVDRVIAIRLPMKYPSIMTIKPALSAISFVWLIAVTYGALYAPPNIIPYVIVRSHNLTLMLCTMSMYAYLYFIARRQENKVQIASSFSQSQRQTVTARQISERKAAKTIFTIVGIYALCWLPIILLPIFVNHSKNPILFSKSFAWVQVIKVCNSALNPYVNFTV from the coding sequence ATGTCCTTTTTGGTGAACTCAACGATACACGAACGTAGAACGTTCAACGACTCGGAAACGAGAGAGGACCACCTCAGTTTTGATCCAGGTGCTCTCGTAATTTTCACCATTTTATGCACTTTGATAAGTCTCTTTGGCTGTGCTGGAAATTCTTTGGTCATGCTTGCTGTATTGAAATCTGAGAGCCTCCGAAGCGTTCCGGATTTCTTCATATCAAGTCTGGCATTTTCGGATTTTACTGTTTGCGTCGTTTACTTGCCCTTTACCATCTTCTACTACAACAATCTGGCAAGTCCAGCGACTGATCGAGACTCTCCCCTTGCCATAGTGTGGAATTTCTTGggcttttgttctgtggttgctTCGGTCAACAACATGTTCGCAGTTACGGTTGATCGTGTAATTGCTATACGCCTTCCAATGAAATACCCATCCATAATGACAATCAAACCAGCTTTGTCTGCCATCTCTTTCGTTTGGCTGATCGCTGTCACCTACGGAGCACTCTACGCCCCGCCGAATATAATTCCCTACGTCATTGTTCGTAGCCACAACTTAACTTTGATGCTGTGTACGATGAGTATGTACGCTTATCTTTACTTTATCGCCAGGCGTCAAGAAAATAAAGTGCAAATAGCGAGCTCATTTTCTCAGTCACAAAGACAGACCGTCACCGCACGACAGATTTCGGAGAGGAAAGCAGCAAAAACCATTTTTACCATAGTCGGAATTTATGCCTTGTGTTGGTTGCCAATCATACTTCTTCCCATCTTTGTGAATCACTCCAAAAATCCGATTTTGTTCAGTAAAAGTTTCGCTTGGGTGCAGGTGATAAAAGTGTGTAACTCAGCTCTGAATCCGTACGTTAACTTTACTGTGTGA
- the LOC137992758 gene encoding divergent protein kinase domain 1A-like isoform X2: MSRDWYKLFEEVHDYIKYDGHLSFYKRFVSSRVETLFSNCSQCEELTSHLMQLCDDNNDGKVSETEVRSFATLLQLLEPMMLIALNESKHAVDFYGYCGGLYVVEKLPFVASQVFGQTWELRDLSLLPDLFDPLEEVGRNMAEKIVNAVFAIPYVGHILSDSLKLTKYYIFSIIAQTHVPSEQEKFRFVYSIIDATLGVSSNPYGMLQSCDLHLGNYGFTNHSVVKVIDFDHTYPVAYLGKRFMQKQCTSDDDCWVGHFNDCQSSCDKASGTCKSVARKQDLINICRVHLPFIFRGPFNLKTYELNTTCLWKAIHSLMGFCLELPVIKSVQQLKETGLIIKEKLKALQDSCTEL; encoded by the coding sequence ATGAGCAGAGACTGGTATAAATTGTTTGAAGAAGTTCATGACTACATAAAATATGATGGTCATTTGTCATTTTACAAGCGTTTCGTTTCTTCTCGGGTGGAAACCTTGTTCAGCAATTGTTCTCAATGTGAGGAGCTCACATCACACTTGATGCAACTTTGTGATGACAATAATGATGGAAAAGTATCCGAAACAGAAGTGAGAAGCTTTGCTACATTACTACAACTCTTGGAGCCAATGATGTTGATTGCATTAAATGAAAGCAAGCATGCTGTCGATTTTTATGGCTACTGTGGTGGATTGTATGTAGTTGAAAAACTTCCATTTGTCGCCTCACAAGTGTTTGGACAAACATGGGAGTTAAGAGACCTATCACTTTTACCCGACTTATTTGATCCATTAGAGGAGGTTGGGAGAAACATGGCAGAGAAGATTGTTAATGCTGTTTTTGCCATCCCATATGTTGGTCACATTTTAAGTGACTCTCTGAAGTTAACAAAGTACTACATTTttagcatcattgctcagaccCATGTCCCTAGTGAACAAGAAAAATTTCGTTTTGTTTATTCGATAATAGATGCTACGTTAGGTGTATCAAGCAACCCTTATGGAATGCTTCAATCCTGTGATTTACATCTTGGAAATTATGGCTTCACCAACCATTCTGTCGTAAAAGTGATTGACTTTGATCACACCTACCCTGTGGCATATTTAGGGAAGAGATTTATGCAGAAGCAATGCACATCTGATGATGATTGTTGGGTTGGCCATTTCAACGATTGCCAATCGTCGTGTGACAAAGCTTCAGGTACTTGTAAATCAGTGGCACGGAAACAGGATTTAATAAACATTTGCCGTGTTCATCTCCCTTTCATCTTCCGAGGTCCTTTTAACTTGAAAACATATGAACTGAACACAACTTGCCTATGGAAGGCCATTCATTCACTAATGGGGTTCTGTCTAGAGTTGCCAGTCATTAAATCAGTTCAGCAGTTAAAGGAGACAGGCcttataataaaagaaaaactgaaggCTCTACAGGATAGTTGTACGGAATTATAG
- the LOC137992758 gene encoding divergent protein kinase domain 1A-like isoform X1, whose protein sequence is MTRWKYTIILTVVAYILLSILDKHLKCNMSSIISSVCSAYESGQVSGPLCSDLCNKKTIHFHKCLSTVTEKTVYDGKWRSKQVILKMSRDWYKLFEEVHDYIKYDGHLSFYKRFVSSRVETLFSNCSQCEELTSHLMQLCDDNNDGKVSETEVRSFATLLQLLEPMMLIALNESKHAVDFYGYCGGLYVVEKLPFVASQVFGQTWELRDLSLLPDLFDPLEEVGRNMAEKIVNAVFAIPYVGHILSDSLKLTKYYIFSIIAQTHVPSEQEKFRFVYSIIDATLGVSSNPYGMLQSCDLHLGNYGFTNHSVVKVIDFDHTYPVAYLGKRFMQKQCTSDDDCWVGHFNDCQSSCDKASGTCKSVARKQDLINICRVHLPFIFRGPFNLKTYELNTTCLWKAIHSLMGFCLELPVIKSVQQLKETGLIIKEKLKALQDSCTEL, encoded by the exons ATGACAAGGTGGAAATATACTATAATCTTAACAGTTGTGGCTTATATATTACTTTCCATTTTGGACAAGCATTTAAAATGTAACATGTCCTCCATAATCAGTTCTGTG TGCTCAGCTTATGAGTCTGGTCAGGTGTCAGGACCACTGTGCTCTGATCTTTGCAACAAAAAAACCATCCATTTCCACAAATGTTTGTCAACAGTTACTGAGAAGACTGTTTATGATGGAAAATGGAGAAGCAAGCAAGTTATCCTTAAAATGAGCAGAGACTGGTATAAATTGTTTGAAGAAGTTCATGACTACATAAAATATGATGGTCATTTGTCATTTTACAAGCGTTTCGTTTCTTCTCGGGTGGAAACCTTGTTCAGCAATTGTTCTCAATGTGAGGAGCTCACATCACACTTGATGCAACTTTGTGATGACAATAATGATGGAAAAGTATCCGAAACAGAAGTGAGAAGCTTTGCTACATTACTACAACTCTTGGAGCCAATGATGTTGATTGCATTAAATGAAAGCAAGCATGCTGTCGATTTTTATGGCTACTGTGGTGGATTGTATGTAGTTGAAAAACTTCCATTTGTCGCCTCACAAGTGTTTGGACAAACATGGGAGTTAAGAGACCTATCACTTTTACCCGACTTATTTGATCCATTAGAGGAGGTTGGGAGAAACATGGCAGAGAAGATTGTTAATGCTGTTTTTGCCATCCCATATGTTGGTCACATTTTAAGTGACTCTCTGAAGTTAACAAAGTACTACATTTttagcatcattgctcagaccCATGTCCCTAGTGAACAAGAAAAATTTCGTTTTGTTTATTCGATAATAGATGCTACGTTAGGTGTATCAAGCAACCCTTATGGAATGCTTCAATCCTGTGATTTACATCTTGGAAATTATGGCTTCACCAACCATTCTGTCGTAAAAGTGATTGACTTTGATCACACCTACCCTGTGGCATATTTAGGGAAGAGATTTATGCAGAAGCAATGCACATCTGATGATGATTGTTGGGTTGGCCATTTCAACGATTGCCAATCGTCGTGTGACAAAGCTTCAGGTACTTGTAAATCAGTGGCACGGAAACAGGATTTAATAAACATTTGCCGTGTTCATCTCCCTTTCATCTTCCGAGGTCCTTTTAACTTGAAAACATATGAACTGAACACAACTTGCCTATGGAAGGCCATTCATTCACTAATGGGGTTCTGTCTAGAGTTGCCAGTCATTAAATCAGTTCAGCAGTTAAAGGAGACAGGCcttataataaaagaaaaactgaaggCTCTACAGGATAGTTGTACGGAATTATAG
- the LOC137991406 gene encoding melanocortin receptor 3-like, with protein sequence MSLVNSTFNDSETREDRLIFDPGALVIFTILCTLISLFGCAGNSLVMLAVLKSESLRSVSDLFISSLAFSDFTVCLVYLPLTIFYYNNLASPATDEDSPLPIVRSFLGHCSFVASVNNMFAVTVDRVIAIRLPLKYPSIMTIKPALSAISFVWLIAVTYGALYAPPNIIPRVIVLSHILTLMLCTMGMYAYLYFIARRQENKVQIPSSFPQSQRQAVTARQISEKKAAKTIFTIVGIYALCWLPLMLLPVIVNPSKKPILFSKCFAWVQVIKVCNSALNPYVYCVKCHKYRREFAKLLHIKVSEDNIHAASAANRKKCQGSVRVKES encoded by the coding sequence ATGTCTTTGGTGAACTCAACTTTCAACGACTCGGAAACGAGAGAGGACCGCCTCATTTTTGATCCAGGTGCTCTCGTAATTTTCACCATTTTATGCACTTTGATAAGTCTCTTTGGCTGTGCTGGAAATTCTTTGGTCATGCTTGCTGTATTGAAATCTGAGAGCCTCCGAAGCGTTTCGGATTTGTTCATATCAAGTCTGGCATTTTCGGATTTTACTGTTTGCCTCGTTTACTTGCCCTTGACCATCTTCTACTACAACAATCTGGCAAGTCCAGCGACTGATGAAGACTCTCCCCTTCCCATAGTGCGGAGTTTCTTGGGCCATTGTTCCTTTGTTGCTTCTGTTAACAACATGTTCGCAGTTACGGTTGATCGTGTAATCGCTATACGCCTTCCATTGAAATACCCATCCATAATGACAATCAAACCAGCTTTGTCTGCCATCTCTTTCGTTTGGCTGATCGCTGTCACCTACGGAGCACTCTACGCCCCGCCGAATATAATTCCCCGTGTCATTGTTCTTAGCCACATTCTCACTTTGATGTTGTGTACAATGGGTATGTACGCTTATCTTTACTTCATCGCCAGGCGTCAAGAAAATAAAGTGCAAATACCCAGCTCATTTCCTCAGTCACAAAGACAGGCCGTCACCGCACGACAGATTTCGGAGAAGAAAGCAGCAAAAACCATTTTCACCATAGTCGGAATTTATGCCTTGTGTTGGTTGCCACTCATGCTTCTTCCAGTCATCGTGAATCCCTCCAAAAAGCCGATTTTGTTCAGTAAATGTTTCGCTTGGGTACAGGTGATAAAAGTGTGTAACTCAGCGCTGAATCCGTACGTTTACTGTGTGAAATGTCACAAATATCGAAGAGAGTTTGCAAAACTCTTGCATATAAAGGTGTCCGAAGACAATATTCATGCGGCCTCTGCGGCAAATAGGAAAAAATGTCAGGGTAGCGTTCGCGTCAAAGAATCTTAA